The genomic segment TGTAAATACGAAGCCAATTGAACTAAATTAGTAGTTGCCTCTTCAAATAGAGGGAAAAACTTTTTGTCTTTTGGTACTAAAAACTGAAAAAAACTGTTTATCGACATCTTATATTATTTTTTAGCAAAATTAGATTATTATATATGGCTAACGTTAAGTCAGTGTTAAGTTTTAAGTTAATAACTTACAATATCCTTTCTATACAATTATAAAGTATAGATAGAGATAGCGTCCAAAAACATAAAATTTACCCATTTTCTTGATTAAAAGTACACTAATTTAAAAGAGAATAATAGTAGTAAATAAGCTTAGCATTCAATAAATACAGCTATTTTTTTTGAGATTGATTAAATCACCCATTATAAATAGTGCTAAATTCAACTATTCGTAAAAATCAAGCTCTCCCTTTTCTAGCTAATATTATGTAGTACCTTTGGAACAAATGAAAAGCAACAGAATTACATATCCATCTACAATAACAACTTCAACTGAAGTTGCGTTTTCTGTTACATTTACTACTACAACAACTACTACCCCTTAGGGGTATACATTTTACATATAATCTTGCTATATAGTACTTTTTCTAAAAGGGGAAAAGTTAATGGAAGTATAGAAAATAATTGCATTTTAAAATAAAACACACACAATGAAAGTATTAAAATTTGGCGGAACTTCAGTTGCCAATGCTCAAAATATAAAACGAGTCCTTACTATAGTTACTGAAAAAACAAAACACGAGAAACTAGTGGTAGTCGTTTCGGCTTTAAGTAAGGTAACCGACTTATTACAATTGGCTTCGCAAAAAGCGGCTTCGAATGACGAAAATTATAAAGAAATTGTAACTGAGATTGAAAAGAAACATTTAGATACCTTAAAGGAATTAATTCCGGTAAGCGAACAAAGTAGCTTACTAAGCCATGTAAAAAGAATTGTCAATCATCTAGAAACCTTATTAGACGGTTGTTTCCTTTTGGGCGAACTTTCTCCTAGAACTTCAGATACTATTTTAGGTTTTGGCGAATTACTTTCGTCTTATATTATTGCGGAAGCACTAAAACAAAAAGAAAAAAATAATGGATATACAGATAGTCGTGAACTAATCAAAACCAATGCTACTTTTGGAAAAGCAGTGGTAGACTTTGAAACGACCAACAAATTGGTGGCTGATTTTTTTGCTACTAACCAAAATCAAGTGGTAATACTACCTGGTTTTATTGCTTCTACTGCCGACAAAATACCAACTACTCTAGGACGTGGAGGATCGGATTATACTGCAGCAATCATTGCAGCTGCTTTGAATGCAACGGATTTAGAAATTTGGACAGACGTCAACGGCATGTTTACCGCCAATCCAAAAATTGTAAAACAAGCCCAACCTATTGCTACCATTTCGTATCAAGAAGCGATGGAATTGTCGCATTTTGGTGCCAAAGTATTGTACCCGCCAACCATTCAACCGGTATTGAGAAAGAATATTCCAATTCTAATCAAAAATACGTTTGAGCCAGAAGCTATTGGTACTTATATTTCAAATGATGTGATTTCGCAAACCAATCCTGTAAAAGGAATTAGTCATATTGATAATATTGCCTTACTAACATTAGAAGGTCCGGGAATGGTGGGAGTTTCAGGTTCGTCAAAACGATTATTTGAGGTCTTATCACATGAAAACATCAACGTGATTTTTATTACACAAGCTTCTTCGGAGCATTCTATTTGTATCGGAATATTAAATTCAGATGCAGAAACAGCAGAAATAGCCATCAACAAAGCTTTTGAAATTGAAATTGCCCAAAACAAAATCGATCCTTGTATTGTAGAGAACAACTTATGCATCATTGCATTGGTAGGCGAAAATATGAAAAACCACCAAGGGTTGAGCGGAAGGATGTTCAGTACTTTAGGAAAAAACAACGTAAACATTCGCGCTATTGCTCAAGGTGCTTCCGAAAGAAATATTTCTGCGGTAATCAATGAGCGTGATGTCAAAAAAGCATTAAATACATTACACGAAAACTTCTTTGAAGAAAACACAAAGCAATTGAACCTATTTGTAATGGGCGTTGGAAATGTTGGAGAGAAATTCATCGAGCAAATTCACCAACAGAAAAAATTCTTAAAAGAAAATCTTAAGATCAATGTAAGAGTTGTTGCTTTATCTAATTCTAGAAAAATGCACTTTGACGAAGACGGAATTTCTTTGAAAGAATGGCAAACAGTTTTGAACAATGGAGAAACGGCGAACCAAGACCTATTCATCGCTAAAGTAAAAGAATTGAATCTACGAAACAGCATTTTTGTTGACATCACAGCTAACGAAAGTGTTTCAAAAACCTACGAACATTTCTTAAAACAAAGCGTTGGTGTCGTAACTTGTAACAAAATTGCTTGTTCATCGGCTTACGACAATTACAAAAATTTAAAAAATCTATCCCGCCAATACAATGCGCCTTTCTTATTTGAAACGAATGTTGGAGCGGGTTTACCTATTATTGACACTGTAAAAAACTTAATTGCTTCAGGTGATAAAGTAAATAAGATTCAAGCCGTTTTATCCGGAAGTTTGAATTTTATCTTCAATAATTTTGACGAAAATAATTCTTTTCACGATGTGGTGAAAGAAGCTGGAGTACAAGGCTTTACTGAACCTGATCCAAAAATTGATTTGAGCGGAATTGACGTAGCTCGAAAAATCCTAATATTAATTCGCGAAAGCGGTTACCAAATGGATATTGAATCTATTGCTAACGAATCGTTTATGCCATCGGAATGTTTGGAAACAACATCAAATGAAGCCTTCTTTTCGTCATTGCAAAAACATGCAGCACATTTTGATGCATTGTATAAGGAAGCCCAAAGCAAAGAATCGCGTTTGAAATATGTGGCGCAATTTGAAAATGGGAAAGCAAGCGTTGGTTTGCAATTCATACCGAAAGACCATCCTTTTTACAATTTAGAAGGAAAAGACAATATCGTATTGTTTTACACCGATCGTTATGTGGACCAACCTTTATTAATCAAAGGTGCTGGTGCTGGTGCTGCGGTAACGGCTTCAGGAATATTTGCTGATGTTATCCGAATTGGAAACGTATAAAAGCCCCCTAACCCCCGAAGGGGGAATTGGAAATGTATAAAATATAGGTTCATATATAAAGTTGCTAGTTTCGAGATAACTTTAAACTTTAAACCTGAAACAAAAAAAACTTAGTGTCTTTGTGCCTTCGTGGCAAAAAAAATGTAAAACATAAAATGAGATTGCTTCGTGCCTCGCAATGAATTATGAATGAAATAAAACTATTTTGCCCAGCAACCATTGCTAACCTGTCTTGTGGATTCGACGTTTTAGGCCTTTGTCTTGACAATGTAGGTGACGAAATGGTGATTCGGAAATCAGCTCAAAAAGGGATTCGAATTACTAAAATTATTGGGGCTGACTTGCCTTTGGAAACCGAAAACAATGTTTCAGGAGTAGCCGGATTGGCATTATTAGAAACGGTGAACACTGACTTTGGTTTTGAGATTGAGATTTATAAAAACATCAAAGCAGGTAGCGGAATTGGTAGTAGTGCGGCAAGTTCGGCTGGAGCTGTTTTTGGAATCAATGCCTTGTTAGGATATCCCTATTCTACCAAAGATTTAGTGCAGTTTGCCATGCAAGGCGAAAAATTAGCCTGTGGCAATGCACATGCCGATAACGTAGCTCCTGCCCTTTTGGGTGGTTTTACCTTGGTAAGAAGCTACAGCCCTTTGGATATTATCAAAATAGAAAGTCCATCCGAATTGTATGCGACAGTAGTACATCCACAAATTGAATTAAAAACTTCGGATGCGCGTTCGGTATTGAAACAAACCGTTTCTTTAAAAAGTGCTATCATGCAATGGGGAAATGTGGGCGGATTAATCGCGGGATTGTAC from the Flavobacterium ammonificans genome contains:
- the thrA gene encoding bifunctional aspartate kinase/homoserine dehydrogenase I → MKVLKFGGTSVANAQNIKRVLTIVTEKTKHEKLVVVVSALSKVTDLLQLASQKAASNDENYKEIVTEIEKKHLDTLKELIPVSEQSSLLSHVKRIVNHLETLLDGCFLLGELSPRTSDTILGFGELLSSYIIAEALKQKEKNNGYTDSRELIKTNATFGKAVVDFETTNKLVADFFATNQNQVVILPGFIASTADKIPTTLGRGGSDYTAAIIAAALNATDLEIWTDVNGMFTANPKIVKQAQPIATISYQEAMELSHFGAKVLYPPTIQPVLRKNIPILIKNTFEPEAIGTYISNDVISQTNPVKGISHIDNIALLTLEGPGMVGVSGSSKRLFEVLSHENINVIFITQASSEHSICIGILNSDAETAEIAINKAFEIEIAQNKIDPCIVENNLCIIALVGENMKNHQGLSGRMFSTLGKNNVNIRAIAQGASERNISAVINERDVKKALNTLHENFFEENTKQLNLFVMGVGNVGEKFIEQIHQQKKFLKENLKINVRVVALSNSRKMHFDEDGISLKEWQTVLNNGETANQDLFIAKVKELNLRNSIFVDITANESVSKTYEHFLKQSVGVVTCNKIACSSAYDNYKNLKNLSRQYNAPFLFETNVGAGLPIIDTVKNLIASGDKVNKIQAVLSGSLNFIFNNFDENNSFHDVVKEAGVQGFTEPDPKIDLSGIDVARKILILIRESGYQMDIESIANESFMPSECLETTSNEAFFSSLQKHAAHFDALYKEAQSKESRLKYVAQFENGKASVGLQFIPKDHPFYNLEGKDNIVLFYTDRYVDQPLLIKGAGAGAAVTASGIFADVIRIGNV
- a CDS encoding homoserine kinase, with product MNEIKLFCPATIANLSCGFDVLGLCLDNVGDEMVIRKSAQKGIRITKIIGADLPLETENNVSGVAGLALLETVNTDFGFEIEIYKNIKAGSGIGSSAASSAGAVFGINALLGYPYSTKDLVQFAMQGEKLACGNAHADNVAPALLGGFTLVRSYSPLDIIKIESPSELYATVVHPQIELKTSDARSVLKQTVSLKSAIMQWGNVGGLIAGLYTQDYDLIGRSLHDEIVEPLRSVLIPGFDLIKQAALENGALGSGISGSGPSIFALSKGAATAEKIAKAMSAVYDAINLPYEIHVSKVNSEGVKIL